The Gordonia terrae genome contains the following window.
AAGATCTCGATGTTGTCGCGGATGACCGGGACGTTGCCGAGGAAGTAGCCCAGCAGGATGATCCCGGCCGCCCAGACGAAACTGCCCAGCACGCTGAAGAAGGTGAACGTGCGGTGCGGCATGCCGCTGAACCCGGCGACCAGCGGGGTGAGAGTGCGGACGATCCCGATGAACCTGCCGAAGAACACGGTGAGCGGGCCGAAGCGATCGAAGTAGTGGTTCGTCTTGGCGAGGTACTCGGGTCCGATGGTGCGCATCAGCTTGCCCTCGACGACACCACGACCCACCCGGCGGCCGATGAAGTAGCCGCACTGGTCGCCGATGATCGCTGCCAGCGGCACGGCGAGACACAGCAGCCACAGCGGTGCGAAGGGGTCGGGTTGCGCCGCGAACACGCCGGCTGTGAAGAGCACCGAGTCACCGGGAAAGATGAAGCCGACCAGGATTCCGGTCTCCACGAAGATCAGCACGCAGAGACCGATGAGGCCACCGGTGGCCACGAAGGACTCGATGTCGAAGGGATTCATCGAATCCCACAGTAGTGGGGCGGAATGCCCAGTGGAGTGCGGTGACCGGCTCCACCTGCTGGGCGTCGGCAATCGTTCAGCCCCCGGTAACCCTGACCACGCCCGGACCCGATGCGCATGG
Protein-coding sequences here:
- a CDS encoding DedA family protein; translated protein: MNPFDIESFVATGGLIGLCVLIFVETGILVGFIFPGDSVLFTAGVFAAQPDPFAPLWLLCLAVPLAAIIGDQCGYFIGRRVGRGVVEGKLMRTIGPEYLAKTNHYFDRFGPLTVFFGRFIGIVRTLTPLVAGFSGMPHRTFTFFSVLGSFVWAAGIILLGYFLGNVPVIRDNIEIFIIASVCTIVIPTFIHLARRWRIARRDRRADRSEAA